The genomic stretch AGCGTTGCGCACCATGAAGCAGCTGATCCAACAGGAAGTGCGGCGCAAGGGCATGGCCGAGAACATCAAGCTGGGTGCCGGTGGTATTCGCGAAGTGGAGTTCATCGCCCAGGCCTTCCAGCTGATCCACGGCGGGCGTGACCTCAGCCTGCAGCAGCGGCCGTTGCTCAAGGTGCTGGCCACCCTGGAAGGCCAAGGCTACCTGCCGCCGGCGGTGGTGGCCGAGCTGCGCGAGGGCTATGAGTTCCTGCGCTATACCGAGCACGCCATCCAGGCCATCGCCGACCGCCAGACGCAAATGTTGCCGGAAGGTGAAACCGATCAGGCACGAGTGGCCTACATGCTCGGCTTTGCCGACTGGCAGAGCTTCCATGACCAGTTGATGTACTGGCGTGGCCGCATAGACTGGCATTTCCGCCAGGTCATTGCCGACCCGGATGATGAAGACGGTGAAGGCGAACTGGTGGTGGGTGGCGAGTGGTCGCCGTTGTGGGAGCAGGCGCAGGATGAAGAAGCCGCTGGCCGGCAATTGCAAGAGGCTGGCTTCAAGCAACCCGCCGAAGCCTTGAGGCGCCTGGCCGGGCTGCGTTCCAGCCCGCAGTTGCGCTCGATGCAGCGCATCGGCCGTGAGCGACTTGACGCATTCATCCCACGGCTGCTGGCCCAGGCGGTGGAGCATGACAACCCTGACCTGGTGCTTGAGCGGGTGCTGCCATTGGTCGAGGCTGTGGCAAGGCGTTCTGCCTACCTGGTACTGCTGACCGAAAACCCCGGTGCCTTGCGCCGTTTGCTGACGCTGTGCGCCGCCAGCCCGTGGATTGCCGAGCAGATTGCCCTTTACCCGTTGCTGCTCGACGAACTGCTCAATGAGGGCCGCTTGTTCAGCCCGCCCTTGGCGCCAGAACTGGCCAGCGAGCTGCGCGAGCGCCTGACGCGCATCCCCGAGGACGACCTGGAGCAGCAGATGGAGGCGCTGCGCCATTTCAAGCTGGCCCACAGCCTGCGCGTGGCTGCCTCGGAAATCAGCGGCAATCTGCCGTTGATGAAAGTCAGCGATTACCTGACCTGGCTGGCTGAAGCCATCCTCGACCAGGTGCTGGCCCTGGCCTGGCGCCAGACCGTGGCCCGCCACGGCCAACCCAAGCGCAGCGACGGCAGCCTGTGCGACCCAGGTTTCATCATCATCGGTTACGGCAAGATGGGCGGCCTGGAGCTAGGCCACGGTTCGGACCTGGACCTGGTCTTCATCCATGATGGCGATCCGCAGGCGGAAACCGACGGTGCGAAGCCTATCGACAGTGCGCAGTTCTTCACGCGTCTGGGGCAGCGCATCATCCACTTGCTGACCACCCAGACCAACTCGGGCCAACTGTACGACGTGGATATGCGCCTGCGCCCGTCCGGCGCCTCGGGCCTGCTGGTCAGCTCGCTGGGCGCCTTCGAGCGCTACCAGCAGAACGAAGCCTGGACCTGGGAACACCAGGCGCTGGTGCGAGCCCGCGTGCTGGTGGGTTGCAAGCAGGTGGGTGCGGCGTTCGAAGGTGTGCGCGCCAAGGTTCTGGGCCAGGCGCGCGACCTGGAAAAACTGCGCGACGAGGTGAGTGAAATGCGCGCCAAGATGCGTGACAACCTCGGTACCAAGGCTACGGCTGCCGGTACCGCGGCGAACGCCTTCGACGCCGGTGTACCCTTCGATATCAAGCAGGATGCCGGCGGTATCGTCGATATCGAATTTATGGTGCAATACGCCGCTTTGGCCTGGTCCCATGACCATCCGGCCCTACTGCGATGGACCGATAACATCCGCATTCTGGAAGAGCTGGAGCAGGCGAACTTGATGCCGGCCAGTGACGCGGTGCTGTTGCGTGAAGTGTACAAGGCGTTCCGCTCGGCCTCCCACCGCCAGGCCTTGCAGAAGCAGGCCGGGGTGATCGATGCGGCGCAGTTTGCCGATGAACGCCGTGAAGTGCGGCGGATCTGGGGTGAGTTGGGTTTAAGCTGATACCGTGTTGGCTTATTCGTGGGCAAGCCCGCACCCACAGGTACTGCGCAGGCCCTGAGCAGTGTGCAATCCCTGTGGCAGCGGGCTTGCCCGCGAATAGGCCATGTGAGTGGTACACTGTCCGCCACATAGCCTGAATATAAAGAGGGGAGGCCAGGCTGTACCGCAGCCTGTAGCCTCCCCGAGCGTTTCTGGACTAAGCATGAGAATACTGATCATTGGCCCCAGCTGGGTCGGCGACATGGTGATGGCGCAAACCCTGTTCCAGTGCCTGAAACAGCAGCACCCCGACTGCGTGATCGACGTGCTGGCTCCTGAATGGAGCCGGCCGATCCTCGAACGCATGCCTGAAGTGCGTCAGGCCTTGAGCTTCCCGCTCGGCCACGGCGCGCTGGAGCTGGCCACGCGGCGGCGCATCGGCAAGTCCCTGGCCGGCCAGTACGACCAGGCCATCCTGCTGCCCAACTCGCTCAAGTCGGCGCTGGTGCCCTTTTTTGCCGGCATTCCAAAACGCACCGGCTGGCGTGGTGAAATGCGCTTCGGCCTGCTGAACGATGTGCGCAAGCTGGACAAGGCCCGCTACCCGCTGATGATCGAGCGCTTCATGGCCCTGGCTTACGCGCCCGACACCGAGCTGCCGCAGCCATACCCCCGCCCCAACCTGCAGATCGAAGCGCAAAGCCGTGACGCCGCCCTGGCCAAGTTCGGCCTGGAACTGGACCGTCCGGTACTGGCGCTGTGCCCTGGCGCCGAGTTTGGCGAAGCCAAGCGCTGGCCGGCAGAGCACTATGCCGCTGTGGCCGATGCGATGATTCGCCAAGGCTGGCAAGTGTGGCTGTTTGGCTCGAAGAACGATCATCCGGTCGGTGAGCAGATCCGCGACCGGCTGATTCCGGGGCTCCGTGAAGAGTCGTCCAACCTGGCCGGTGAGACCTCGCTGGCCGAGGCCATCGACCTGATGTCCTGCGCCCATGCCGTGGTGTCCAACGACTCCGGCCTGATGCACGTGGCCGCTGCGCTGAACCGTCCATTGGTGGCGGTGTACGGCTCGACTTCACCCGGCTTCACCCCGCCGCTGGCCGAACAGGTGGAAGTGGTGCGCACCGGTATCGAGTGCAGCCCGTGCTTTGACCGCACCTGTCGCTTCGGCCATTACAATTGCCTGCGTCTGCTGGAACCGGGCAAAGTGATCGCCGCCCTGCACAGCCTCAGCGGACCGGACCTGATCGATACCGTGGCCGAGGTCGACTAAGTGCGGGTACTGATCATCAAGACCTCGTCGCTGGGGGATGTAATCCACACCCTGCCGGCGCTTACCGATGCCGCCCATGCCATTCCCGGCATCCGTTTCGATTGGGTGGTGGAAGAAGGCTTCGCCGAAATCCCCGGTTGGCACCCCGCGGTCGACCAGGTCATCCCGGTGGCGATCCGTCGCTGGCGCAAGAACCTCTGGCAAACCATCAAGAGTGGCGAGTGGAAGGCGTTCAAGCAGCGCGTGCGCGAGCGCAAGTACGACCTTGTGATCGACGCCCAGGGCCTGGTCAAGTCGGCCTGGTTAACCCGTTACGTGAAGGCACCCGTAGCCGGCCTGGACCGCTACTCGGCGCGCGAAGGCTGGGCCAGCCGCTTCTACGACCGGCCTCTGTCGGTCGCTACCGGCCAGCACGCGGTGGAGCGGGTACGCCAGCTGTTTGCCATGGCCTTGGCCTATGACCTGCCAGAAGGCATCGGCAACTACGGCCTGGACCTCGACCGCCTGCAACTGCCGCCGGCTGCGCCCTATGTGGTGTTCCTGCATGGCACCACCTGGGCGACCAAGCATTGGCCCGAAGCCTACTGGCGCGAACTGGCCGAGCGCATGGGCCGGCGCAAGCTGGAAGTGCGCCTGCCCTGGGGTAATCCGGCCGAGAAGGCGCGGGCCGAGCGAATTGCCCAAGGCTTGAACAACTGCCAGGTGCTCCCCAAATTGAACCTTGCCGGCGTCGCTCGTGTACTGGCGGCGGCAAAGGCCTGCGTTGCGGTCGACACCGGCCTTGGCCACCTGGCGGCGGCACTCGATGTGCCTACTCTTTCGCTGTTTGGCCCTACCAACCCGGGCCTGACCGGCGCCTACGGACGGACCCAGATTCACCAGGCCAGTGACTGGCCTTGCGCTCCCTGCCTGCAGAAGAAGTGCACCTACAAACCGAGCGCCGATGACCTGGCCCGGTTCGATCTGAAACGCGAGTGGCCGCTGTGCTTCACTCGCTTGAATCCCGAGCATGTGGCGAGCCGCTTGAGCGCGTTGCTGCTGGCTGAGGATGTCCGTTGATGCAACTGGCTTTCGTGCTTTACAAATATTTCCCCTTCGGCGGGCTGCAGCGCGATTTCATGCGCATTGCCCTGGAATGCCAGAAGCGGGGCCACCAGATCCGCGTGTACACGCTGATCTGGGAGGGTGATATTCCACCGGGTTTCGAAGTGCTGGTGGCGCCGGTGAAGGCGATCTTCAATCACCGCCGCAACGAGAAGCTCAGCGCCTGGATGGCCGCCGACCTGGCCAAGCGCCCGGTCGACCGCCTGATCGGCTTCAACAAGATGCCGGGGCTGGACGTGTACTACGCCGCCGACGGCTGCTTCGAAGACAAGGCGCAGACCCTGCGCGGTGGCTTGTACCGTCGCTGGGGCCGCTACCGGCACTTTGCCGAGTACGAGCGTGCGGTGTTCGCCAAGGACGCCCATACCGAAGTGCTGATGATTTCCGAAGTGCAGCAGCCGCTGTT from Pseudomonas putida encodes the following:
- the waaF gene encoding lipopolysaccharide heptosyltransferase II; translated protein: MRILIIGPSWVGDMVMAQTLFQCLKQQHPDCVIDVLAPEWSRPILERMPEVRQALSFPLGHGALELATRRRIGKSLAGQYDQAILLPNSLKSALVPFFAGIPKRTGWRGEMRFGLLNDVRKLDKARYPLMIERFMALAYAPDTELPQPYPRPNLQIEAQSRDAALAKFGLELDRPVLALCPGAEFGEAKRWPAEHYAAVADAMIRQGWQVWLFGSKNDHPVGEQIRDRLIPGLREESSNLAGETSLAEAIDLMSCAHAVVSNDSGLMHVAAALNRPLVAVYGSTSPGFTPPLAEQVEVVRTGIECSPCFDRTCRFGHYNCLRLLEPGKVIAALHSLSGPDLIDTVAEVD
- the waaC gene encoding lipopolysaccharide heptosyltransferase I, with the protein product MRVLIIKTSSLGDVIHTLPALTDAAHAIPGIRFDWVVEEGFAEIPGWHPAVDQVIPVAIRRWRKNLWQTIKSGEWKAFKQRVRERKYDLVIDAQGLVKSAWLTRYVKAPVAGLDRYSAREGWASRFYDRPLSVATGQHAVERVRQLFAMALAYDLPEGIGNYGLDLDRLQLPPAAPYVVFLHGTTWATKHWPEAYWRELAERMGRRKLEVRLPWGNPAEKARAERIAQGLNNCQVLPKLNLAGVARVLAAAKACVAVDTGLGHLAAALDVPTLSLFGPTNPGLTGAYGRTQIHQASDWPCAPCLQKKCTYKPSADDLARFDLKREWPLCFTRLNPEHVASRLSALLLAEDVR
- the glnE gene encoding bifunctional [glutamate--ammonia ligase]-adenylyl-L-tyrosine phosphorylase/[glutamate--ammonia-ligase] adenylyltransferase, whose amino-acid sequence is MRLPLPSDLPATLQPLVTRNQQFISDAVAGHPELDLQAWSPLHRQQFDQVAAASEFVLSLAQREPAMLFALLASGELERRYAPGELRGQIAATAQAAQSEDELARNLRRARNRQQLRIIWRDITRQAELGETCRDLSDLADAAIDEAYQWLYPRHCQQFGTPIGNRSGQPQHMVVLGMGKLGAVELNLSSDIDLIFGFPEGGETEGVKRSLDNQEFFTRLGQRLIKALDPVTVDGFVFRVDMRLRPYGSAGALVLSFNALEQYYQDQGRDWERYAMIKARVVAGDQAAGAQLQEMLRPFVYRRYLDFSAIEALRTMKQLIQQEVRRKGMAENIKLGAGGIREVEFIAQAFQLIHGGRDLSLQQRPLLKVLATLEGQGYLPPAVVAELREGYEFLRYTEHAIQAIADRQTQMLPEGETDQARVAYMLGFADWQSFHDQLMYWRGRIDWHFRQVIADPDDEDGEGELVVGGEWSPLWEQAQDEEAAGRQLQEAGFKQPAEALRRLAGLRSSPQLRSMQRIGRERLDAFIPRLLAQAVEHDNPDLVLERVLPLVEAVARRSAYLVLLTENPGALRRLLTLCAASPWIAEQIALYPLLLDELLNEGRLFSPPLAPELASELRERLTRIPEDDLEQQMEALRHFKLAHSLRVAASEISGNLPLMKVSDYLTWLAEAILDQVLALAWRQTVARHGQPKRSDGSLCDPGFIIIGYGKMGGLELGHGSDLDLVFIHDGDPQAETDGAKPIDSAQFFTRLGQRIIHLLTTQTNSGQLYDVDMRLRPSGASGLLVSSLGAFERYQQNEAWTWEHQALVRARVLVGCKQVGAAFEGVRAKVLGQARDLEKLRDEVSEMRAKMRDNLGTKATAAGTAANAFDAGVPFDIKQDAGGIVDIEFMVQYAALAWSHDHPALLRWTDNIRILEELEQANLMPASDAVLLREVYKAFRSASHRQALQKQAGVIDAAQFADERREVRRIWGELGLS